One window from the genome of Candidatus Eisenbacteria bacterium encodes:
- a CDS encoding pyruvate, phosphate dikinase, which yields MTASRGPDDDTRRDLAERTKELECLYRVDALLRRAGPPSVDTLAEVARTLRTALRFPEVCRVRLVAGDTTVGDPDFRPSPWTLRAPIRVPGETEGVLEVVYAEERPSADEGPFLAEERQLLEMVADRLGRYLDHARLRQAFREMEATGRTGQPAGGSWRVVLDFLRGTDETLLVRITRKLINHLGWLGVGEAVAMLHEMNVEETASGEDVAADNRPLSRIGRDPARARIEETFRIAAGKLGDQGLVDLVQKWIREDKSRFLVTTLGDPDAGLDEVAEAIRRYHRLGPGGTELSVAAHKGIRVTLIERFFTDEPEFINIAKRHLDIDDFHELVQRVVSTPRTRGKLGGKSAGLFLASRILRRAAAERPRLDGVTMPRTWYVTSDSLASFIQYNNLEDIHNHKYADLEQIRQDYPHIVRVFKNSAFPPELVRGLSQVLDDFPDRPIIVRSSSLLEDRLGSVFAGKYKSLFLANEGGKQERLAALLDAVAEVYASTFGPDPIEYRAERGLIDAYEEMGIMIQEVVGTRVGRWYLPSFAGVAFSRNEFRWSARIRREDGLLRLVPGLGTRAVDRLKDDYPVLLAPGQPGLRVNVTPQEVLRYAPRMADVINLETGEFETVPVAELLAAHGHELPRAAQLVSILEGDHLRRPTGRHVDWESEKLLVTFEGLAAEGEFLRLMKDVLEVLEREMGTPVDLEFASDGQSLYLLQCRPQSSFGDARPASIPRDLPRERVLFTANRFVSNGRVPDLTHLVYVEPGAYGALGDEERLRAVGRVVGRLNKVLPRRRFALLGPGRWGSRGDAKLGVSVTYSDISNAALLVEIARQKGNYLPDLSFGTHFFQDLVEASIRYLPLYPDDPGVRFDERFLLDAENELPQLLPDAAEFVEVVRVIDVGRAREGQVLRVLLNAELEQAVGMFAAARAAGDVTSED from the coding sequence ATGACCGCTTCGCGCGGGCCCGACGACGACACGCGCCGCGACCTGGCGGAGCGGACCAAGGAGCTGGAGTGCCTCTACCGCGTGGACGCGCTGCTGCGCCGCGCGGGGCCGCCGTCCGTGGACACCCTGGCCGAGGTGGCGCGAACGCTGCGGACGGCGCTGCGATTTCCGGAGGTCTGTCGCGTACGCCTGGTGGCCGGCGACACGACCGTCGGGGACCCGGACTTCCGGCCCTCACCGTGGACCCTGCGCGCTCCGATCCGAGTGCCGGGCGAAACCGAGGGCGTCCTCGAGGTCGTCTACGCCGAGGAGCGGCCGAGCGCCGACGAGGGTCCGTTCCTCGCGGAGGAACGCCAGTTGCTCGAGATGGTGGCGGACCGGCTCGGCCGCTACCTCGATCACGCCCGGCTGCGGCAGGCCTTCCGGGAGATGGAGGCGACCGGGCGCACCGGCCAGCCGGCGGGCGGCTCGTGGCGCGTCGTCCTCGACTTCCTGCGCGGAACCGACGAAACACTGCTCGTGCGCATCACGCGCAAGCTGATCAACCACCTCGGCTGGCTGGGAGTCGGCGAGGCGGTGGCCATGCTGCACGAGATGAACGTCGAGGAGACCGCTTCGGGCGAGGACGTCGCGGCGGATAACCGCCCGCTGTCGCGCATCGGACGCGACCCGGCGCGGGCGCGCATCGAGGAGACGTTCCGGATCGCCGCCGGGAAGCTGGGCGATCAGGGGCTGGTGGACCTCGTGCAGAAGTGGATCCGCGAGGACAAGTCGCGGTTCCTCGTCACCACGCTCGGCGACCCGGACGCGGGGCTCGACGAGGTCGCCGAGGCGATCCGCCGCTACCACCGTCTCGGACCGGGCGGCACCGAATTGTCCGTGGCGGCGCACAAGGGCATCCGCGTCACCCTGATCGAGCGCTTCTTCACCGACGAACCCGAGTTCATCAACATCGCGAAACGGCACCTCGACATTGACGACTTCCACGAGCTGGTGCAGCGGGTCGTGAGCACGCCGCGCACGCGCGGCAAGCTGGGCGGCAAGAGCGCGGGGCTGTTCCTCGCCTCGCGCATCCTGCGGCGCGCCGCCGCGGAGCGCCCGCGGCTCGACGGCGTCACGATGCCCCGCACCTGGTACGTGACGTCCGACAGCCTCGCGAGCTTCATCCAGTACAACAACCTCGAGGACATCCACAACCACAAGTACGCCGACCTCGAGCAAATCCGGCAGGACTACCCGCACATCGTGCGCGTCTTCAAGAATTCGGCTTTCCCGCCCGAACTGGTGCGCGGACTCTCGCAGGTGCTCGACGACTTCCCGGACCGGCCGATCATCGTGCGCAGTTCGAGCCTGCTCGAGGACCGTCTGGGTTCGGTGTTCGCCGGCAAGTACAAGAGCCTGTTTCTCGCCAACGAGGGCGGCAAGCAGGAGCGTCTGGCCGCACTGCTCGACGCGGTGGCGGAAGTCTACGCGTCCACGTTCGGACCCGACCCGATCGAATACCGTGCCGAGCGCGGCCTGATCGACGCCTACGAGGAAATGGGCATCATGATCCAGGAGGTCGTCGGCACGCGCGTCGGCCGGTGGTACCTGCCGTCCTTCGCGGGCGTGGCGTTCAGCCGGAACGAGTTCCGCTGGTCGGCCCGCATTCGCCGCGAGGACGGCCTGCTGCGCCTGGTGCCCGGGCTCGGCACGCGGGCCGTGGACCGGCTCAAGGACGACTACCCGGTGCTGCTCGCTCCCGGCCAGCCGGGTCTGCGCGTCAACGTCACGCCGCAGGAGGTTCTGCGCTACGCGCCTCGCATGGCCGACGTGATCAATCTCGAGACCGGCGAGTTCGAAACGGTCCCGGTCGCGGAGTTGCTCGCCGCGCACGGCCACGAGCTGCCGCGCGCCGCCCAGCTCGTCTCCATCCTCGAGGGCGACCACCTGCGGCGGCCGACCGGCCGGCACGTGGACTGGGAGTCCGAGAAGCTGCTGGTGACGTTCGAGGGGCTCGCCGCCGAGGGAGAGTTCCTGCGCCTGATGAAGGACGTGCTCGAGGTGCTCGAGCGCGAGATGGGCACCCCCGTGGACCTCGAGTTCGCCTCCGACGGGCAGTCGCTCTATCTGCTCCAGTGCCGGCCGCAAAGTTCCTTCGGCGACGCGCGGCCGGCGAGCATCCCGCGCGACCTGCCGCGCGAGCGCGTGCTGTTCACCGCCAACCGGTTCGTCTCCAACGGCCGCGTGCCCGACCTGACGCACCTCGTCTACGTGGAGCCCGGCGCCTACGGCGCGCTCGGAGACGAGGAGCGGCTGCGCGCGGTCGGCCGCGTCGTCGGACGCCTCAACAAGGTGCTCCCCCGGCGCCGGTTCGCCCTGCTGGGTCCGGGGCGCTGGGGCAGCCGGGGGGACGCGAAGCTCGGCGTGAGCGTGACCTACTCCGACATCAGCAACGCGGCGCTGCTCGTCGAGATCGCGCGCCAGAAGGGCAACTACCTGCCCGATCTGTCCTTCGGCACGCACTTCTTCCAGGATCTGGTCGAGGCTTCGATCCGCTACCTGCCGCTCTACCCAGACGATCCCGGGGTGCGCTTCGACGAGCGCTTCCTGCTCGACGCCGAAAACGAGCTCCCGCAATTGCTGCCGGACGCGGCCGAGTTCGTGGAGGTGGTGCGCGTCATTGACGTGGGCCGCGCGCGCGAAGGGCAGGTGCTGCGCGTCCTGCTCAACGCCGAGCTCGAACAGGCCGTGGGGATGTTCGCCGCCGCACGCGCCGCGGGAGACGTCACCTCGGAGGACTGA
- a CDS encoding Glu/Leu/Phe/Val dehydrogenase, with protein MAVTVDKPTHGHNAFAMAQAQFDGVAEYLGLDASTRELLRNPLREYHFGIPIRMDDGSTRVFRGFRVQHNDARGPGKGGIRFHPQETVDTVRALSMWMTWKCAVVDIPLGGSKGGVVCDPHNLSAREQEQVCRGWVRQISRDVGPLLDVPAPDVMTTPQHMLWMLDEFEQIHRGHFPGFITGKPVGMGGSLGRTEATGFGVVYTIREALKELGIRPEATTASVQGFGNVARHAIQHYHQLGGRTVCVSSWDQADQTSYSFRKTSGVDLDELLAITDKFGGIDKAKAKAKGYEVLDGDAWIAQEADLLIPAALENQIRGDNVERIHARVKLIAEGANGPTTPEADAVLKQRGIFDIPDFLANAGGVTCSYFEQVQSNMNYYWERDEVLGRLDVKMTAAYGAVSELARKRKLYMRDAAYVIAINRVVQACKQRGWI; from the coding sequence ATGGCGGTCACCGTGGATAAGCCGACCCATGGCCACAACGCGTTCGCGATGGCGCAGGCGCAGTTCGACGGCGTCGCGGAATACCTCGGACTCGACGCCTCGACGCGCGAGTTGCTCCGAAATCCGCTGCGCGAATACCACTTCGGCATTCCGATCCGCATGGACGATGGCTCGACCCGGGTCTTCCGCGGCTTCCGCGTGCAGCACAACGACGCCCGTGGGCCGGGCAAGGGCGGCATCCGCTTCCATCCGCAGGAGACGGTGGACACGGTGCGCGCGCTGTCCATGTGGATGACCTGGAAGTGCGCGGTCGTGGACATTCCCCTCGGCGGCAGCAAGGGCGGCGTGGTGTGCGACCCGCACAACCTGAGCGCCCGCGAACAGGAGCAGGTGTGCCGCGGCTGGGTCCGGCAGATCTCGCGCGACGTGGGCCCACTGCTCGACGTGCCGGCTCCCGACGTCATGACCACCCCGCAGCACATGCTGTGGATGCTCGACGAGTTCGAGCAGATCCACCGCGGCCATTTCCCCGGCTTCATCACCGGCAAGCCGGTGGGCATGGGCGGCTCGCTGGGCCGCACCGAGGCCACGGGCTTCGGCGTGGTCTACACGATTCGCGAGGCGCTCAAGGAGCTGGGGATTCGCCCCGAGGCGACCACCGCGAGCGTGCAGGGCTTCGGCAACGTGGCGCGGCACGCGATCCAGCATTACCACCAGCTCGGCGGCAGGACGGTGTGCGTGTCGTCGTGGGACCAGGCCGACCAGACCTCGTACTCGTTCCGCAAGACCTCGGGCGTGGACCTCGACGAACTGCTCGCCATCACCGACAAGTTCGGCGGCATTGACAAGGCGAAGGCGAAGGCGAAGGGCTACGAGGTGCTGGACGGAGACGCGTGGATCGCGCAGGAGGCCGACCTGCTGATTCCCGCGGCGCTCGAGAACCAGATTCGCGGCGACAACGTCGAGCGCATCCACGCGCGCGTGAAGCTCATCGCCGAGGGCGCGAACGGCCCGACGACGCCCGAGGCCGACGCGGTCCTCAAGCAGCGCGGCATCTTCGACATCCCCGACTTCCTCGCCAACGCCGGCGGCGTGACCTGCAGCTACTTCGAACAGGTCCAGAGCAACATGAACTACTACTGGGAACGCGACGAGGTGCTCGGCCGGCTCGACGTCAAGATGACGGCGGCCTACGGCGCGGTGAGCGAGCTGGCGCGCAAGCGCAAGCTGTACATGCGCGACGCGGCCTACGTCATCGCCATCAACCGCGTCGTGCAGGCCTGCAAGCAGCGCGGCTGGATCTGA
- the thyX gene encoding FAD-dependent thymidylate synthase produces the protein MGTAPAETRELKIVREPKVYLVGRQVVSDADVDRFLADEELSWQTDTEVGAERLAELAGRVCYMSYGKGRKTNAEFVGHIIDVGHGSVLEHGVWSFLFTGVSRSFTHELIRHRHFSYSQLSQRYVDESDSDYVEPDVIAADPALHAAWCEAVNAARAGYDRLVSGLEAKFTDVADRTLRRKMARQAARSVLPNATETKIFVTANARALRHFIELRGSEHAEVEIRKVAVELLRIMQKEAPSIFRDYTLVTLPDGTLATHTEHVKV, from the coding sequence ATGGGCACCGCGCCCGCCGAGACCCGTGAACTGAAGATCGTCCGCGAGCCGAAGGTCTACCTCGTCGGGCGGCAGGTGGTGAGCGACGCCGACGTGGATCGCTTTCTCGCCGACGAGGAACTCAGCTGGCAGACCGACACCGAGGTCGGGGCCGAGCGGCTCGCCGAACTCGCGGGCCGCGTCTGCTACATGTCGTACGGCAAGGGCCGCAAGACCAACGCCGAGTTCGTCGGACACATCATCGACGTCGGGCACGGCTCGGTGCTCGAGCACGGCGTGTGGAGCTTCCTGTTCACCGGCGTCTCGCGCTCGTTCACGCACGAGCTCATCCGGCACCGGCACTTTTCCTACTCGCAGCTCTCGCAGCGCTACGTGGACGAGTCGGACTCCGACTACGTCGAGCCGGACGTGATCGCCGCCGATCCGGCGCTGCACGCCGCCTGGTGCGAGGCCGTGAACGCCGCGCGCGCGGGTTACGACCGACTGGTCTCGGGGCTCGAGGCGAAGTTCACCGACGTGGCCGACCGCACGCTGCGCCGCAAGATGGCGCGGCAGGCGGCGCGTTCGGTGCTGCCGAACGCCACCGAGACGAAGATCTTCGTGACCGCCAACGCCCGTGCGCTGCGGCACTTCATCGAGCTGCGCGGCAGCGAGCACGCCGAGGTGGAGATCCGCAAGGTCGCGGTCGAGCTGCTGCGCATCATGCAAAAGGAGGCGCCCAGCATCTTCCGGGACTACACCCTGGTCACCCTGCCCGACGGCACGCTCGCGACGCATACCGAGCACGTGAAGGTCTGA
- a CDS encoding PLP-dependent aminotransferase family protein → MPRRPSISSFRAVSLDPEAPEALHRQLYEELRRAILSGRLGAGSRLPASREFASVSRISRNTVLSAYGQLLAEGYIESRAGSGTFVARSIPEAMTPESPAPEASVARPGDAGLPGTPRSLSARGRRIADAPILRHPLRTVANAFRPGLPALDHFPMKIWRRLYDRRLRRASVRQLSYDDPQGYLPLREAIAAHLSASRGARCGPEHVIIVNGSQHGVDLTVRMLLDRGDEVWFEDPGYFGARATLQAHAAVPVPVPVDSDGLVVSAGIERAPNARLVYCTPSHQNPLGVTMTLGRRMALTQWAERTGAWILEDDNASEYRYRGRPLASLQGIDPSDRVIYVGTFSKVLFSSLRIGYVVAPSDLVSVLVRARVLVDRQSPGLSQAVLADFMNEGHFARHIRRMRTLYGARLAALLRAVRVHAGDVLEVDEGEGGMSRVAWLPPGVDDLEAGAEVARAGIQCLPLSEYAMQNGERGGLILGFTGSDEAAIEHGIQTVAACVRAVQARTFVRA, encoded by the coding sequence ATGCCGCGAAGACCATCCATTTCGAGCTTCCGCGCCGTCTCGCTCGACCCCGAGGCGCCCGAGGCGCTCCACCGCCAGCTGTACGAGGAGCTCCGCCGCGCCATCCTGAGCGGCCGGCTCGGGGCCGGCTCGCGATTGCCCGCGAGCCGCGAGTTCGCGAGCGTCTCGCGCATCTCGCGCAACACGGTGCTCAGCGCCTACGGCCAGCTGCTCGCCGAAGGATACATCGAGAGCCGTGCCGGCTCCGGCACTTTCGTCGCGCGTTCGATTCCGGAGGCGATGACGCCGGAGTCGCCGGCGCCCGAGGCGAGCGTGGCCCGCCCCGGGGACGCGGGTCTCCCGGGCACGCCGCGCTCGTTGTCGGCGCGCGGCCGCCGCATCGCCGACGCTCCCATCCTGCGCCATCCACTGCGCACGGTCGCCAACGCCTTCCGACCCGGCCTGCCGGCGCTCGACCACTTCCCGATGAAGATCTGGCGGCGGCTCTACGACCGGCGCCTTCGCCGCGCCTCGGTGCGCCAGTTGTCGTACGACGACCCGCAGGGCTACCTGCCGCTGCGCGAGGCCATCGCCGCGCACCTGTCCGCGAGCCGGGGCGCCCGCTGCGGCCCCGAGCACGTCATCATCGTCAACGGTTCGCAGCACGGCGTGGACCTGACGGTCCGCATGCTGCTGGATCGCGGCGACGAGGTGTGGTTCGAGGACCCCGGCTACTTCGGCGCCCGCGCCACGCTGCAGGCGCACGCCGCCGTCCCCGTGCCGGTGCCGGTGGACTCCGACGGCCTGGTGGTCTCGGCGGGCATCGAACGCGCCCCGAACGCGCGGCTCGTCTACTGCACGCCCTCGCACCAGAACCCGCTCGGGGTGACGATGACGCTCGGACGCCGAATGGCGCTGACGCAGTGGGCGGAGCGCACCGGCGCCTGGATCCTCGAGGACGACAACGCCAGCGAGTACCGCTACCGCGGCCGGCCGCTCGCCTCGCTGCAGGGCATCGACCCTTCGGACCGCGTGATCTACGTCGGAACGTTCAGCAAGGTGCTGTTCTCCTCGTTGCGGATCGGTTACGTCGTCGCGCCCTCCGACCTCGTGTCCGTGCTCGTCCGCGCCCGCGTGCTCGTGGACCGGCAGTCTCCCGGGCTTTCGCAGGCGGTGCTCGCCGACTTCATGAACGAGGGCCATTTCGCCCGGCACATCCGGCGCATGCGCACGCTGTACGGCGCGCGGCTCGCGGCGCTGCTGCGGGCGGTGCGCGTGCACGCCGGGGACGTGCTCGAGGTGGACGAGGGCGAGGGCGGCATGAGCCGCGTGGCGTGGCTGCCGCCCGGGGTGGACGACCTCGAGGCGGGCGCCGAGGTCGCCCGCGCCGGCATCCAGTGCCTGCCGCTCTCGGAGTACGCGATGCAGAACGGCGAGCGCGGCGGGCTCATCCTCGGCTTCACCGGCAGCGACGAGGCCGCCATCGAACACGGGATCCAGACCGTCGCGGCCTGCGTGCGCGCGGTGCAGGCCCGCACGTTCGTGCGCGCGTGA
- a CDS encoding LOG family protein, with protein MAPFPRQPVVAVFGSSTIGEGDPAYAGVVALGSELARAGFAVMSGGYGGAMAAVSRGAHEAGGHVIGVTVELFERRGPVNPWVRERVHTPDLHERLRHLVRTADAFIAVNGSIGTLSELFLTWTLLSVSARPPAPLVLMGEHWHGWLAAQRAPGLVPGHLFGFVEVADTPRAAAQSVAAALARSRAASPESSR; from the coding sequence ATGGCACCATTCCCGCGGCAGCCGGTGGTGGCGGTCTTCGGCAGCAGCACGATCGGCGAGGGCGACCCGGCCTATGCCGGGGTCGTCGCGCTCGGATCGGAGCTGGCGAGAGCCGGGTTTGCGGTGATGAGCGGCGGCTACGGCGGCGCCATGGCGGCGGTCTCGCGCGGCGCCCACGAGGCCGGCGGCCACGTGATCGGGGTGACCGTCGAGCTCTTCGAGCGGCGCGGGCCGGTGAATCCATGGGTTCGCGAGCGGGTCCACACCCCGGACCTCCACGAACGCCTGCGGCACCTGGTGCGCACGGCCGACGCGTTCATCGCCGTGAATGGCAGCATCGGCACGCTCTCCGAACTGTTCCTGACCTGGACGCTGCTCAGCGTGAGCGCCCGCCCGCCCGCGCCGCTCGTGCTGATGGGCGAGCACTGGCACGGCTGGCTCGCGGCGCAACGCGCGCCCGGGCTGGTGCCGGGTCACCTGTTCGGATTCGTCGAGGTCGCCGACACGCCGCGGGCGGCCGCGCAGTCGGTCGCCGCCGCGCTCGCCCGCTCGCGCGCGGCAAGTCCGGAGTCCTCACGCTGA
- the fdhD gene encoding formate dehydrogenase accessory sulfurtransferase FdhD, with protein MVERRPVHRMSGGGWERADDAVARERALEIRVDGRALSVTLCTPGHDEDLALGFLAGEGLLERATDVVSLTLAPAEHTDQPDLLEVRLAPGVALDWSKLERNFVSTSACGLCGRAHLESLRSGLAAAAGSARFSAGSILALPERLRTGQAAFAQTGGLHAAAWCDAALVPGVLREDVGRHNAVDKVCGWLLRTGRHGAGEGLLWVSGRAGAELVLKAARARLPALAAVGAPTTLAVDLAEAAGLTLIGFLRDGRMNVYSGVDRIV; from the coding sequence ATGGTCGAGCGGCGGCCCGTCCATCGCATGAGCGGGGGCGGGTGGGAGCGCGCCGACGATGCCGTGGCCCGCGAGCGCGCGCTCGAGATTCGCGTGGACGGTCGCGCGCTTTCGGTGACGCTCTGCACGCCGGGCCACGACGAGGATCTCGCCCTCGGGTTCCTCGCGGGCGAGGGACTGCTCGAGCGCGCGACCGACGTGGTCTCGCTGACCCTCGCACCCGCGGAGCACACCGACCAGCCGGACCTGCTCGAGGTGCGTCTTGCGCCCGGAGTGGCGCTCGACTGGTCGAAGCTGGAGCGCAACTTCGTCTCCACCTCCGCGTGCGGACTCTGCGGCCGCGCCCATCTGGAATCGCTGCGCTCGGGTCTGGCCGCCGCGGCCGGCTCGGCCCGCTTCTCCGCGGGTTCGATCCTCGCGTTGCCCGAGCGCCTGCGCACCGGGCAGGCCGCGTTCGCCCAGACGGGCGGTCTGCATGCCGCCGCCTGGTGCGACGCGGCGCTCGTGCCGGGCGTGCTGCGCGAGGATGTCGGACGCCACAACGCGGTGGACAAGGTCTGCGGATGGCTGCTGCGCACGGGCCGCCACGGCGCCGGCGAGGGCCTGCTGTGGGTGAGCGGTCGCGCCGGCGCCGAACTCGTCCTGAAGGCCGCGCGCGCCCGCCTTCCCGCGCTCGCCGCCGTCGGCGCGCCCACGACGCTGGCCGTGGACCTCGCGGAAGCGGCGGGGCTGACGCTCATCGGCTTCCTGCGCGACGGCCGCATGAACGTTTACTCGGGCGTGGACCGGATCGTGTAG